In one Aeromicrobium wangtongii genomic region, the following are encoded:
- the groL gene encoding chaperonin GroEL (60 kDa chaperone family; promotes refolding of misfolded polypeptides especially under stressful conditions; forms two stacked rings of heptamers to form a barrel-shaped 14mer; ends can be capped by GroES; misfolded proteins enter the barrel where they are refolded when GroES binds), with protein sequence MPKILEFDENARRSLERGVDKLANTVKVTLGPKGRYVVLDKKWGAPTITNDGVTVAREIELDDPFENLGAQLAKEVATKTNDVAGDGTTTATVLAQAMVHEGLRAVAAGANPVGLKKGIEAAVKAVVEQLHTVARDVDDIKDMTDVATVSSRDAHIGELIAEAFDKVGKDGVITVEESNTMGTELEFTEGMQFDKGYLSPYMVTDTERMEVVLDDPYILVNQGKISSVSDLLPILEKVVQAGKPLFIIAEDVEGEALSTLVVNKIKGTFTSAAVKAPAFGDRRKAMLQDIAILTGAEVVTPDVGLKLDTIGLEALGTARRIVITKDDTTIIEGGGDKAGVDGRVSQIKAEIENTDSDWDREKLQERLAKLAGGVCVIQVGAATEVELKEKKHRIEDAVSATRAAIEEGIVAGGGSALVHAVSVLDDNLGLTGDEAVGVRIVRIGADAPLEWIARNGGVSGEVVVNKVRESGKGYNAATGEYGDLVEQGVLDPVKVTRSALANAASITAMLLTTETLIVEKPAVEADDAHAGHNH encoded by the coding sequence ATGCCCAAGATTCTCGAATTTGACGAGAACGCCCGCCGCTCTCTCGAGCGTGGCGTCGACAAGCTCGCCAACACCGTCAAGGTGACCCTCGGCCCCAAGGGTCGCTACGTGGTCCTCGACAAGAAGTGGGGCGCGCCCACCATCACCAACGACGGCGTGACCGTCGCCCGTGAGATCGAGCTCGACGACCCGTTCGAGAACCTCGGCGCCCAGCTGGCCAAGGAAGTTGCCACCAAGACCAACGACGTCGCCGGTGACGGCACGACGACCGCGACCGTCCTGGCCCAGGCCATGGTCCACGAGGGCCTGCGCGCCGTCGCCGCCGGCGCCAACCCGGTCGGCCTCAAGAAGGGCATCGAGGCTGCCGTCAAGGCCGTCGTCGAGCAGCTGCACACCGTCGCCCGCGATGTCGACGACATCAAGGACATGACCGACGTCGCCACCGTGTCGTCGCGTGACGCGCACATCGGCGAGCTCATCGCCGAGGCCTTCGACAAGGTCGGCAAGGACGGCGTGATCACCGTCGAGGAGTCCAACACCATGGGCACCGAGCTGGAGTTCACCGAGGGCATGCAGTTCGACAAGGGCTACCTGTCGCCGTACATGGTGACCGACACCGAGCGCATGGAGGTCGTCCTGGACGATCCCTACATCCTGGTCAACCAGGGCAAGATCTCCTCGGTCAGCGATCTGCTCCCGATCCTGGAGAAGGTCGTCCAGGCCGGCAAGCCGCTGTTCATCATCGCCGAGGACGTCGAGGGCGAGGCGCTCTCGACCCTGGTCGTCAACAAGATCAAGGGCACGTTCACCTCGGCCGCGGTCAAGGCTCCCGCCTTCGGCGACCGCCGCAAGGCGATGCTGCAGGACATCGCGATCCTGACCGGCGCCGAGGTCGTGACCCCCGATGTGGGTCTCAAGCTCGACACGATCGGTCTGGAGGCGCTGGGCACCGCCCGTCGCATCGTCATCACCAAGGACGACACCACGATCATCGAGGGCGGCGGCGACAAGGCCGGCGTCGACGGTCGGGTCAGCCAGATCAAGGCCGAGATCGAGAACACCGACTCGGACTGGGACCGCGAGAAGCTCCAGGAGCGTCTGGCCAAGCTGGCCGGCGGCGTCTGCGTCATCCAGGTCGGCGCGGCCACCGAGGTCGAGCTCAAGGAGAAGAAGCACCGCATCGAGGACGCCGTCTCGGCGACCCGCGCGGCCATCGAGGAGGGCATCGTCGCCGGCGGCGGCTCCGCCCTCGTCCACGCCGTTTCGGTCCTGGACGACAACCTGGGCCTGACCGGTGACGAGGCCGTCGGTGTCCGCATCGTGCGCATCGGCGCCGACGCCCCGCTGGAGTGGATCGCCCGCAACGGCGGCGTCTCCGGCGAGGTCGTCGTCAACAAGGTCCGCGAGTCCGGCAAGGGCTACAACGCGGCCACCGGTGAGTACGGCGACCTGGTCGAGCAGGGTGTCCTCGACCCGGTGAAGGTGACGCGTTCCGCGCTCGCCAACGCCGCGTCGATCACCGCGATGCTGCTGACGACCGAGACGCTGATCGTCGAGAAGCCGGCCGTAGAGGCCGACGACGCGCACGCCGGTCACAACCACTGA
- the groES gene encoding co-chaperone GroES, protein MSVTIKPLEDRLVIQVVEAEQTTASGLVIPDTAKEKPQEGIVVSVGPGRVDDNGNRVPLDVAEGDKVIFSKYGGTEVKYAGEEYLILSARDVLAVVS, encoded by the coding sequence GTGTCGGTCACCATCAAGCCGCTCGAAGACCGCCTGGTCATCCAGGTCGTCGAAGCAGAGCAGACCACTGCATCCGGACTCGTCATCCCGGACACCGCCAAGGAGAAGCCGCAGGAAGGCATCGTCGTCTCGGTCGGCCCCGGTCGGGTCGATGACAACGGCAACCGCGTCCCGCTGGACGTCGCCGAGGGCGACAAGGTCATCTTCAGCAAGTACGGCGGCACCGAGGTCAAGTACGCGGGCGAGGAGTACCTCATCCTCTCCGCGCGCGACGTTCTCGCTGTCGTTTCGTGA